The Pseudarthrobacter sulfonivorans genome includes a window with the following:
- the nagB gene encoding glucosamine-6-phosphate deaminase, which yields MEVVILQGSKQIGQLVADAIEALLRRKPTAVLGLATGSSPLPVYDELAARHQRDGLDFSNAHAFALDEYVGLDHGHPESYREVIRREFTSRVNIAEGNVHTPDGAAADLPAACSAYEEAMRAAGGVDLQLLGVGTDGHIGFNEPGSSLASRTRIKTLIEQTRRDNARFFGSLAEVPHHVVTQGLGTILEARHVVLIATGAQKAPAVRDFVEGPVAAICPASVLQFHPHATILVDEAAASSLKLADFYRHTYDHKPAWQGL from the coding sequence GGACAGCTCGTCGCCGATGCCATCGAGGCCCTGCTCCGGCGAAAGCCCACCGCCGTACTGGGCCTCGCCACCGGGTCATCGCCACTGCCGGTGTACGACGAGCTGGCGGCGCGGCACCAGCGTGACGGGCTGGACTTCAGCAATGCCCATGCCTTTGCCCTGGACGAATACGTGGGGCTGGACCACGGGCATCCGGAGTCCTACCGGGAAGTCATCCGGCGGGAATTCACCAGCCGGGTCAACATCGCCGAAGGCAACGTCCATACGCCTGACGGGGCGGCCGCGGACCTGCCTGCGGCCTGTTCCGCCTACGAGGAGGCCATGCGGGCAGCGGGCGGCGTGGACCTGCAGCTCCTGGGCGTGGGTACGGATGGCCACATCGGCTTCAACGAGCCCGGTTCCTCGCTCGCATCCCGGACCCGCATCAAAACGCTGATCGAGCAGACGCGCCGGGACAACGCCAGATTCTTTGGCAGCCTGGCAGAGGTGCCGCACCATGTGGTGACCCAGGGGCTGGGCACCATCCTCGAGGCCCGGCACGTTGTCCTCATCGCTACCGGGGCACAGAAGGCACCGGCCGTCCGCGACTTTGTGGAGGGGCCCGTCGCCGCCATCTGCCCGGCCTCGGTCCTCCAGTTCCACCCGCACGCCACCATCCTGGTGGATGAGGCCGCGGCGTCGTCGCTGAAGCTCGCCGACTTCTACCGGCACACGTACGATCACAAGCCTGCCTGGCAGGGTCTGTAA
- a CDS encoding isochorismatase family protein, giving the protein MSRALIIVDVQNDFCEGGSLAVAGGADVAGAISEYVDAHHNEFDHIVATQDWHIDPGAHFSDTPDHKDSWPRHCVAGTRGAELHPDLDSEYIQAYFQKGQFAAAYSGFEGLLAPEDAVPTGERQPGAMPADAEAYAPADNAIGLDDWLQSHDVEDVVVVGIATDFCVMATSLDAVQAGYSVTVIRSLTAGIAEDLEDAVAEMELGGVEVA; this is encoded by the coding sequence ATGTCCCGCGCCCTGATCATCGTTGACGTCCAGAACGACTTCTGCGAGGGCGGCTCCCTGGCCGTGGCCGGCGGTGCCGATGTTGCCGGAGCCATCAGCGAGTACGTGGACGCCCATCACAACGAGTTCGACCACATTGTTGCCACGCAGGACTGGCACATCGATCCCGGCGCGCATTTTTCCGACACGCCCGATCACAAGGACAGCTGGCCGCGGCACTGCGTGGCCGGCACTCGCGGCGCAGAACTCCATCCGGACCTGGACAGCGAATACATCCAGGCCTACTTCCAGAAGGGCCAGTTCGCCGCGGCGTACTCCGGCTTTGAGGGCCTGCTGGCACCTGAGGATGCCGTCCCCACTGGGGAACGCCAGCCGGGCGCCATGCCCGCTGACGCAGAAGCCTACGCACCCGCGGACAACGCCATCGGACTGGACGACTGGCTGCAAAGCCACGACGTGGAGGACGTTGTAGTGGTAGGGATCGCCACCGACTTCTGCGTGATGGCCACCTCGCTGGACGCGGTCCAGGCCGGCTACTCCGTCACGGTCATCCGCTCACTCACCGCCGGCATTGCCGAGGACCTGGAGGATGCCGTCGCCGAAATGGAGCTGGGCGGCGTCGAAGTCGCGTAA
- a CDS encoding DUF3039 domain-containing protein: MDAMTSMTDPLENDPMRELSGAGTSTATIEREELRQEVEPGDRERFSHYVRKEKIMESALTGDPVIALCGKVWTPGRDPQKFPVCPMCKEVYDGLRPGNDGGKGPGGDSGNNK; encoded by the coding sequence ATGGATGCCATGACTAGCATGACGGACCCTCTCGAAAACGACCCGATGCGCGAGCTTTCCGGGGCTGGAACGTCCACGGCAACCATCGAGCGCGAAGAGCTGCGCCAGGAAGTGGAGCCGGGTGACCGGGAACGCTTCTCGCACTATGTGCGCAAGGAAAAAATCATGGAATCCGCGCTGACGGGTGATCCTGTCATTGCCCTGTGCGGCAAAGTGTGGACGCCGGGCCGGGATCCGCAGAAGTTCCCGGTGTGCCCCATGTGCAAAGAGGTTTATGACGGCCTCCGCCCGGGCAACGACGGCGGCAAGGGTCCCGGAGGGGACTCGGGCAACAACAAGTAG
- a CDS encoding DEAD/DEAH box helicase — protein MTETLFGGPTLPPAYPERAAWGTAQKLRAWQQQALDLYFRTDPRDFLAVATPGAGKTTFALRVASMLIESGAVNRVTIVAPTDHLKRQWADAAAKVGIAIDPNFKNSDGQHGRGFVGVAVTYAQVASKPMLHRAKTEAARTLVILDEIHHGGEALSWGDGLREAFDPAARRLSLTGTPFRSDTSPIPFVEYAQDKDGIRRSKADYTYGYGNALRDHVVRPVMFMAYSGQMRWRTSAGEEMAASLGESAVTKDITSQAWRTALNPAGEWIPAVLAGADKRLSEVRRTVPDAGGLVIATDHEDARAYAGQLKRITGESPTVILSDDAKASSKIEEFTVSEKRWMVAVRMVSEGVDVPRLSVGVYATSTSTPLFFAQAVGRFVRARKRGETASVFLPSVPTLMALANSMEAERDHALDRPEKEDSDGLFNPEDSLMEEANREDKASDSLTKGKFEALDSQASFDRVLFDGGEFGTGGEVGSEDELDFLGIPGLLDAEQVGTLLRQRQHEQLNRKNRRAPAAEPAAAAPAIPDHRMLMDLRNELAKNVAAWSARTGTPHGVVHTKLRTVCGGPPVAQANEEQLQSRLRKLQDWFIGRK, from the coding sequence GTGACGGAGACGCTCTTTGGCGGCCCCACCCTGCCACCGGCTTATCCGGAACGCGCAGCCTGGGGAACCGCCCAAAAACTCCGTGCCTGGCAGCAGCAAGCCCTTGACCTCTACTTCAGGACCGATCCCCGCGACTTCCTGGCCGTAGCAACTCCCGGCGCCGGTAAGACCACCTTCGCGCTGCGCGTGGCCTCCATGCTCATCGAATCAGGGGCGGTCAACCGCGTCACCATCGTGGCGCCCACGGACCACCTGAAACGGCAGTGGGCCGACGCCGCTGCCAAGGTGGGCATCGCCATCGACCCCAACTTCAAGAACTCCGACGGCCAGCACGGCCGCGGTTTTGTTGGCGTCGCTGTTACATACGCGCAGGTGGCCAGCAAACCCATGCTGCACCGCGCCAAGACCGAGGCCGCCCGCACGCTGGTGATCCTTGACGAGATCCACCACGGCGGCGAAGCCCTGTCCTGGGGCGACGGCCTCCGCGAAGCGTTTGACCCTGCGGCACGGCGGCTCTCCCTGACTGGTACGCCGTTCCGCTCCGATACCTCGCCCATCCCGTTTGTTGAATACGCGCAGGACAAGGACGGCATCCGGCGCTCGAAAGCGGACTACACCTACGGCTACGGCAATGCCCTGCGTGACCACGTGGTGCGCCCGGTCATGTTCATGGCCTACTCGGGCCAGATGCGGTGGCGCACCAGTGCCGGCGAGGAAATGGCGGCCTCCCTGGGCGAGTCCGCGGTCACCAAGGACATCACGTCGCAGGCGTGGCGGACGGCGCTGAACCCGGCCGGGGAATGGATTCCCGCTGTCCTGGCGGGGGCGGACAAACGCCTCAGCGAAGTGCGCCGCACCGTTCCGGACGCCGGCGGGCTGGTCATCGCCACGGACCACGAGGATGCCAGGGCCTATGCCGGGCAGCTGAAAAGGATCACCGGCGAATCGCCCACCGTGATCCTTTCCGACGACGCCAAGGCCTCCAGCAAGATCGAGGAATTCACCGTGAGCGAGAAACGGTGGATGGTGGCCGTCCGCATGGTGTCAGAAGGCGTGGACGTGCCCCGGCTCTCCGTCGGCGTCTATGCGACGTCCACCTCGACGCCGCTGTTCTTCGCCCAGGCCGTGGGCCGCTTTGTGCGCGCCCGGAAACGCGGCGAAACGGCCTCGGTCTTCCTGCCGTCCGTGCCGACGCTGATGGCCCTGGCCAACTCGATGGAGGCCGAACGCGACCACGCGCTGGACCGCCCCGAGAAAGAGGACAGCGACGGCCTGTTCAATCCCGAGGACTCGCTGATGGAAGAGGCCAACCGGGAGGACAAGGCGTCCGACAGCCTTACCAAGGGCAAGTTCGAGGCCCTCGACTCGCAGGCGTCCTTCGACCGGGTATTGTTCGACGGCGGCGAGTTCGGCACCGGGGGAGAAGTGGGCTCGGAGGACGAACTGGATTTCCTGGGCATCCCCGGACTGCTGGATGCCGAGCAGGTGGGGACGCTGCTGCGGCAGCGCCAGCACGAACAGCTCAACCGCAAGAACCGGCGCGCACCGGCAGCCGAGCCGGCCGCCGCGGCGCCGGCCATTCCGGACCACCGGATGCTGATGGACCTGCGCAACGAACTGGCCAAGAACGTGGCGGCCTGGTCGGCGCGGACCGGGACCCCGCACGGTGTGGTGCACACGAAGCTGCGGACCGTCTGCGGCGGCCCTCCGGTGGCCCAGGCGAACGAGGAACAGCTTCAGTCCAGGCTGCGGAAGCTCCAGGACTGGTTCATCGGCCGGAAGTAG